One segment of Takifugu rubripes chromosome 5, fTakRub1.2, whole genome shotgun sequence DNA contains the following:
- the tyk2 gene encoding non-receptor tyrosine-protein kinase TYK2 has product MATFNRVGHRNMSRSSSKRSKGDLFPGTVQPPRCKGIHVYLFCTKEGGTYLSHTSGDVTAEELCFLAAKAVGITPLCHVLFALYNPLATCWYSPSHTFTTEVHSTLVLHYCMRYYFRNWHGLNENEPTVSRYPLKSKTEKELLSLFDVRSLDYLFSQAKYEFVNKIVHMEDMKTEEEISSFKNESLGMAVLHMSHQALQTGSTLQEVARKHSYLDCIPKCFAKHISKDNFLTKIRIRRVFADFVQTFQEHTVENGRLDTQKIMYKYISTLERLEPNFGIEIFHVSHLNLRETWEESGSLPNKTHPQCDCRAPATHEIMVNGNKGISWRISTQKAQSPQPDTPNDWTAFCDFPEIAHIAITETNVCISTQDNHCMEVQMSSTQEAHSFISLLDGYYRLTADAHNYLCHDLAPPRVLLNEANGLHGPMHGCFALQKLKKEAAEEGAYLICWSAVNYENLVLIVHNKNKNGSAQNHKQFQIKLKGSKFCLDGWDLQYSSVRELMDSLKNFVLMSGSESFTVKKCCLPRHGELSNLLVMRTPFQPSSKTSRVQVPYIPDKDLVQGQHLGSGTITNIYRGLLLVHGGGDNGEEDKFNNNASSQTGIPVVLKILNPNHDELSLTFIESVGTMSQVSHRHLVHVHGLSVKEHQHIMVEEFVKFGPLDVFLHKEKASISGRWKFIVAIQLASALSYLENKQLIHGNVCARNILLARCGLDTGTAPFIKLSDPGIPISALEREERLERIPWIAPECIDGGESNQSATDQWSFGATFLEICYNGTLPISTSSEKERFYQQKGRLPVLSSQEVSNFINTCLAYDPMDRPSFCIVLRELSEFMNKNLDISPSETLPDTGQGIFNKRFLKEIEDLGEGNFGKVTLCLYDPANDGSGEHVAVKALKQENGNIAGWIKEIEVLKSLDHCNIVKYKGCCSERGGQGLQLIMEFLPQGSLAKYLPKHKPHQSQLLIFAQQICQGMDYLHSKRYVHRDLAARNILLDRNTQVKIGDFGLTKCIPEGASYYRVSENEDSPVYWFAVECLKDNKFSFASDVWAFGVTLYEIFSYCNSKQSPPKKFNEMLEKPSKMSQMLLISLLEKQKRLPCPKNCPLEVRMIMERCWATEPQQRPAFISLIEKFGDVPKA; this is encoded by the exons ATGGCCACTTTTAATCG AGTGGGCCATCGAAACATGTCTCGAAGTTCCTCCAAGCGTTCAAAGGGAGACCTATTTCCGGGTACGGTCCAACCTCCTCGGTGCAAAGGTATCCATGTTTACCTCTTCTGTACAAAGGAAGGGGGCACATATTTGTCCCACACCAGCGGAGACGTGACAGCAGAGGAGCTTTGCTTCTTGGCTGCCAAGGCTGTAG GCATCACTCCCCTGTGCCATGTTTTGTTTGCTCTGTACAATCCACTGGCAACCTGCTGGTACAGTCCCAGTCACACCTTCACCACAGAAGTTCACTCCACTCTTGTACTCCACTACTGTATGag ATATTATTTTCGGAATTGGCATGGACTTAATGAAAATGAGCCAACTGTATCCCGGTATCCTCTCAAATCAAAGACGGAAAAAGAGCTCTTGTCTTTATTTGATGTCAGATCCTTGGACTATCTGTTCTCCCAG GCTAAATATGAATTTGTCAACAAAATAGTTCACATGGAAGACATGAAAACGGAGGAGGAAATTAGCAGCTTCAAAAATGAGAGCCTGGGGATGGCTGTCCTTCACATGTCACACCAGGCATTACAAACAGGCAGCACACTACAGGAAGTTGCTAGAAAACACAG CTACTTAGACTGCATCCCAAAGTGTTTCGCCAAACATATTTCCAAAGACAACTTCCTTACAAAAATAAGGATTCGGCGGGTGTTTGCAGATTTTGTGCAGACATTTCAGGAGCACACTGTGGAAAATGGGCGACTGGATACCCAAAAGATCATGTATAAGTACATCTCTACCCTTGAACGTTTGGAGCCGAATTTCGGCATAGAGATCTTCCACGTATCCCATCTGAACTTAAGAGAAACCTGGGAAGAAAGTGGCTCTTTGCCCAACAAAACGCATCCACAGTGTGACTGTAGAGCACCTGCGACGCATGAAATAATGGTGAATGGCAACAAAGGGATCTCGTGGCGAATATCCACTCAAAAG GCACAGTCGCCACAACCTGACACACCCAATGATTGGACTGCCTTCTGTGATTTCCCAGAAATTGCACACATAGCCATTACTGAGACTAATGTGTGCATTAGCACTCAGGACAATCACTGCATG GAGGTTCAAATGAGCTCAACCCAAGAGGCCCATTCCTTCATCTCCCTCCTAGATGGATACTACCGGCTGACTGCAGACGCCCACAACTATCTTTGTCATGATCTGGCTCCCCCAAGGGTACTGCTGAATGAAGCAAATGGACTGCACGGACCTATGCA TGGTTGTTTTGCGCTTCAAAAGCTGAAAAAGGAGGCAGCTGAGGAGGGGGCTTACCTCATATGTTGGAGTGCTGTAAATTATGAAAACCTTGTCctgattgtccataacaaaaaTAAG AATGGCTCAGCACAAAACCACAAGCAGTTTCAGATTAAGCTCAAGGGTTCGAAGTTCTGTCTGGATGGTTGGGACTTACAGTACTCCAGTGTGAGGGAGCTCATGGACAGTCTCAAGAACTTTGTGCTCATGTCTGGTTCAGAAAGCTTCACTGTCAAGAAATGCTGTTTGCCACGGCATGGAG AGCTATCCAATCTTTTGGTGATGAGGACTCCCTTTCAACCTTCCTCAAAGACATCCCGGGTACAAGTACCCTATATCCCAGACAAAGATCTtgtgcag GGACAACATTTGGGCAGTGGGACGATTACAAACATATATAGAGGATTGTTGCTTGTTCACGGGGGAGGAGACAATGGTGAGGAGGATAAATTCAACAACAACGCCAGTAGCCAAACAGGGATCCCGGTGGTTCTTAAGATCCTAAATCCAAACCATGATGAACTGTCACTC ACCTTTATTGAAAGTGTAGGTACCATGAGCCAGGTATCCCACAGGCACTTGGTGCATGTACATGGTCTGTCAGTCAAAGAACATCAAC ATATCATGGTGGAAGAGTTTGTGAAATTTGGTCCTCTTGATGTTTTCCTTCATAAAGAAAAGGCCTCAATCTCTGGTCGCTGGAAATTCATCGTTGCAATACAACTTGCCAGTGCTTTGAGTTACCTT GAGAACAAACAGCTGATTCATGGAAATGTATGTGCAAGGAACATTTTGTTGGCACGTTGTGGCCTAGATACAGGTACTGCACCTTTCATCAAGCTGAGTGACCCAGGAATCCCCATCAGTGCCCTTGAACGGGAAG AACGTCTGGAGCGTATCCCATGGATTGCCCCAGAGTGTATTGACGGTGGTGAATCCAACCAAAGTGCCACTGATCAGTGGAGTTTTGGAGCAACATTCCTTGAAATATGCTATAACGGAACTCTGCCCATCAGCACATCATCTGAG AAAGAGCGCTTTTACCAGCAAAAAGGACGCctgcctgtcctctcctcccaggAGGTGTCCAACTTCATCAACACCTGCTTGGCTTACGACCCCATGGACAGGCCTTCTTTTTGCATTGTGCTCAGAGAACTCTCAGAGTTCATGAACAaaa ATCTTGATATATCACCAAGTGAAACCCTCCCCGACACGGGTCAGGGTATATTCAATAAACGCTTTCTGAAAGAGATTGAAGACTTAGGAGAG GGTAACTTTGGAAAGGTGACTCTCTGCTTGTATGACCCAGCCAATGATGGTTCTGGAGAGCATGTGGCAGTAAAAGCTTTGAAGCAAGAAAATGGTAACATTGCGGGCTGGATAAAGGAAATAGAAGTTCTGAAGTCACTCGATCATTGCAACATTGTGAAGTACAAAGGATGTTGTAGTGAAAGAG GTGGACAAGGGCTGCAGCTAATCATGGAGTTCCTTCCACAAGGGAGCCTGGCAAAGTACCTTCCCAAGCACAAGCCTCACCAGTCCCAGTTGCTGATATTTGCTCAGCAGATCTGTCAG GGTATGGATTATCTGCATTCCAAGCGATATGTCCATCGAGACCTTGCTGCCCGAAATATATTGTTGGACAGAAACACTCAAGTCAAGATTGGAGATTTTGGTCTCACGAAATGCATCCCTGAAGGAGCATCGTATTACCGTGTCTCTGAGAATGAGGACAGTCCTGTGTACTG GTTTGCAGTTGAGTGTTTGAAGGATAACAAATTTTCCTTCGCCTCTGATGTTTGGGCCTTTGGAGTCACATTATATGAGATCTTCTCTTACTGCAACTCTAAACAGAGCCCTCCAAAG AAATTTAATGAAAtgttggaaaaaccttcaaaaATGAGTCAAATGCTTCTCATTAGTCTGTTGGAGAAGCAAAAGCGACTGCCTTGTCCCAAAAACTGCCCGCTGGAG GTGAGGATGATAATGGAGCGATGTTGGGCTACTGAGCCGCAACAGCGACCAGCATTCATTTCCCTGATTGAAAAGTTTGGAGACGTGCCGAAAGCATGA
- the raver1 gene encoding ribonucleoprotein PTB-binding 1 isoform X2, with product MAAAVSVSAAPRDQSADTELSVASHPPHENYDPGADRDKCEFDRRHTEPESGEVEDPKLERECHRRVDEDLTSLSPEEIQSRLERTRREFYNRRKIIIKNLPSDVSNQEVHELLGNYDLKYCFVDKYKGTAFVTLLNGEQAQCAIKDLHQHVLRDKEISVQLQPTDALLCIANLPRAFTQQQFEELVRPFGNLERCFLVYSATTGLSKGYGFVEYMKKDSAARAKSELLGKQLGSRMLYVHWTEVGSLTYPLLHSKCLCVDRLPPSLLTAQDLRSAVADTPTPSFCQLAQGQDGSFRRFAVLEFATAEMAEEARRLNDGRLLGGTNIRVSFCAPGVPGRSMLAALIAAQTMAVNRGKGLLPDPTVMQILTGLNNPAALKMLINPMVQGNKQGLLGAAPAIPLLANPALSAALLQILLQNQAKVQQQAGLIGENPLAALPVQQGAHLLGDLPQGLGLQTDPLNPLKPIPLGRAMAREQESPTAACTFPQTSPPTISLQMRGGVIGADGLTPQGVSLLGETSKDGTLPQSAFLNVNGGFTSGGTCRPHPYRKRPTLGNVSNQHIHQSMQQGYSLGYQDSYSPEYASLHQEPLAHLYEQQENIDTGALAGFSQQLSRQPDYSKQVSHYSYPPSPPMSYFSSGAEASGVGSFPNSQLNRAVGMPPVSNTTIYPPVLGNAAKTPIGSHKRVFSRLIPSPEPSPEGSYVGQHSQGLGGHYADSYLKRKRIF from the exons ATGGCGGCCGCCGTGTCTGTTAGCGCAGCTCCCAGGGACCAAAGCGCAGACACCGAACTCAGTGTCGCTTCTCATCCGCCTCACGAAAATTATGACCCCGGTGCGGACCGTGACAAGTGCGAGTTCGATCGCCGGCACACCGAACCGGAATCCGGCGAGGTCGAAGATCCCAAATTGGAACGCGAATGTCATCGGAGGGTCGACGAGGACTTGACATCACTGAGCCCCGAAGAGATACAGAGCCGCTTAGAAAGAACTCGTCGGGAGTTTTATAACCGTAGGAAAATCATAATTAAAAATCTTCCCTCCGACGTTAGTAACCAG GAGGTACATGAGTTGTTGGGGAACTATGACTTGAAGTACTGCTTTGTTGACAAATACAAAGGCACAG CATTTGTGACACTGCTGAATGGCGAACAGGCTCAGTGTGCTATTAAAGACCTACACCAGCACGTTCTTCGAGATAAGGAGAtttctgtgcagctgcagcccacCGATGCTCTGCTGTGCATTGCAAACCTGCCGCGGGCCTTCacccagcagcagtttgaggAGTTGGTTCGACCATTTGGTAACCTGGAGCGGTGCTTTCTGGTGTATAGCGCCACCACAGGGCTTTCCAAAGGCTATGGTTTTGTGGAGTACATGAAGAAGGACTCCGCAGCCAGGGCCAAGTCAGAGCTCCTGGGGAAGCAACTGGGGTCTCGCATGCTGTATGTCCACTGGACGGAGGTGGGCTCACTGACGTACCCCCTTCTGCACTCCAAATGCCTCTGTGTGGACCGCCTGCCCCCGAGCCTGCTCACCGCCCAAGACCTCCGCAGTGCCGTTGCTGATACTCCCACACCCAGCTTCTGCCAG TTGGCTCAGGGTCAAGACGGAAGTTTTCGGCGGTTTGCGGTGTTGGAGTTTGCCACGGCCGAGATGGCCGAGGAGGCACGGCGACTAAATGATGGCCGGCTGCTGGGGGGGACAAATATCAGGGTATCCTTCTGTGCTCCTGGTGTTCCTGGAAGAAGCATGTTGGCTGCTCTCATTGCTGCTCAAACCATG GCCGTTAATCGGGGAAAAGGTCTCCTCCCAGATCCCACAGTCATGCAGATACTCACAGGTCTCAATAATCCTGCCGCCCTAAAGATGTTAATTAACCCAATGGTACAGGGAAACAAGCAAG GCCTCCTCGGTGCGGCCCCTGCCATCCCACTGCTGGCCAACCCTGCCCTTTCTGCTGCCCTGCTCCAGATTCTTCTTCAGAACCAGGCCAAAGTCCAACAG CAGGCAGGACTGATTGGGGAGAATCCTCTGGCTGCTCTGCCTGTACAGCAGGGGGCCCATCTGCTCGGAGACCTGCCCCAAG GTCTTGGCCTGCAGACAGATCCTCTAAACCCCCTAAAGCCAATTCCTCTTGGCAGAGCCATGGCAAGGGAACAAGAGTCCCCCACAGCAGCATGCACCTTCCCTCAGACCTCCCCTCCCACAATCTCCTTGCAAATGAGGGGTGGTGTTATTGGGGCAGATGGCCTCACACCACAAGGG GTGTCTTTACTCGGGGAAACTTCCAAAGACGGAACCCTTCCACAGAGTGCATTTCTGAACGTTAACGGTGGTTTTACCTCag GAGGCACCTGTAGACCTCACCCCTATAGGAAGAGACCAACCCTTGGTAATGTGTCCAACCAGCACATCCATCAAAGCATGCAACAGGGTTACAGCCTGGGCTACCAAGATTCTTACAGCCCAGAATATGCTTCACTACACCAG GAACCCCTGGCCCACTTGTATGAACAGCAGGAGAACATTGACACTGGGGCCTTGGCAGGATTCAGTCAGCAG CTCTCTCGTCAGCCCGACTACAGTAAGCAGGTTTCCCACTACAGTTATCCTCCCAGCCCACCCATGTCTTACTTCAGCTCAGGAGCCGAGGCCTCCGGTGTTGGTAGCTTCCCAAATAGCCAGCTCAACAGG GCTGTGGGAATGCCTCCAGTCAGCAACACCACCATCTACCCCCCAGTCCTGGGAAATGCTGCAAAG ACTCCAATTGGAAGCCACAAGCGCGTATTCTCCCGCTTGATCCCATCTCCTGAGCCGAGTCCTGAGGGCAGCTACGTGGGCCAGCACTCCCAGGGCCTCGGCGGCCACTATGCAGACTCCTACCTTAAAAGGAAGCGTATTTTCTGA
- the raver1 gene encoding ribonucleoprotein PTB-binding 1 isoform X1, whose amino-acid sequence MAAAVSVSAAPRDQSADTELSVASHPPHENYDPGADRDKCEFDRRHTEPESGEVEDPKLERECHRRVDEDLTSLSPEEIQSRLERTRREFYNRRKIIIKNLPSDVSNQEVHELLGNYDLKYCFVDKYKGTAFVTLLNGEQAQCAIKDLHQHVLRDKEISVQLQPTDALLCIANLPRAFTQQQFEELVRPFGNLERCFLVYSATTGLSKGYGFVEYMKKDSAARAKSELLGKQLGSRMLYVHWTEVGSLTYPLLHSKCLCVDRLPPSLLTAQDLRSAVADTPTPSFCQLAQGQDGSFRRFAVLEFATAEMAEEARRLNDGRLLGGTNIRVSFCAPGVPGRSMLAALIAAQTMAVNRGKGLLPDPTVMQILTGLNNPAALKMLINPMVQGNKQGLLGAAPAIPLLANPALSAALLQILLQNQAKVQQQAFLGNHLLWAQAGLIGENPLAALPVQQGAHLLGDLPQGLGLQTDPLNPLKPIPLGRAMAREQESPTAACTFPQTSPPTISLQMRGGVIGADGLTPQGVSLLGETSKDGTLPQSAFLNVNGGFTSGGTCRPHPYRKRPTLGNVSNQHIHQSMQQGYSLGYQDSYSPEYASLHQEPLAHLYEQQENIDTGALAGFSQQLSRQPDYSKQVSHYSYPPSPPMSYFSSGAEASGVGSFPNSQLNRAVGMPPVSNTTIYPPVLGNAAKTPIGSHKRVFSRLIPSPEPSPEGSYVGQHSQGLGGHYADSYLKRKRIF is encoded by the exons ATGGCGGCCGCCGTGTCTGTTAGCGCAGCTCCCAGGGACCAAAGCGCAGACACCGAACTCAGTGTCGCTTCTCATCCGCCTCACGAAAATTATGACCCCGGTGCGGACCGTGACAAGTGCGAGTTCGATCGCCGGCACACCGAACCGGAATCCGGCGAGGTCGAAGATCCCAAATTGGAACGCGAATGTCATCGGAGGGTCGACGAGGACTTGACATCACTGAGCCCCGAAGAGATACAGAGCCGCTTAGAAAGAACTCGTCGGGAGTTTTATAACCGTAGGAAAATCATAATTAAAAATCTTCCCTCCGACGTTAGTAACCAG GAGGTACATGAGTTGTTGGGGAACTATGACTTGAAGTACTGCTTTGTTGACAAATACAAAGGCACAG CATTTGTGACACTGCTGAATGGCGAACAGGCTCAGTGTGCTATTAAAGACCTACACCAGCACGTTCTTCGAGATAAGGAGAtttctgtgcagctgcagcccacCGATGCTCTGCTGTGCATTGCAAACCTGCCGCGGGCCTTCacccagcagcagtttgaggAGTTGGTTCGACCATTTGGTAACCTGGAGCGGTGCTTTCTGGTGTATAGCGCCACCACAGGGCTTTCCAAAGGCTATGGTTTTGTGGAGTACATGAAGAAGGACTCCGCAGCCAGGGCCAAGTCAGAGCTCCTGGGGAAGCAACTGGGGTCTCGCATGCTGTATGTCCACTGGACGGAGGTGGGCTCACTGACGTACCCCCTTCTGCACTCCAAATGCCTCTGTGTGGACCGCCTGCCCCCGAGCCTGCTCACCGCCCAAGACCTCCGCAGTGCCGTTGCTGATACTCCCACACCCAGCTTCTGCCAG TTGGCTCAGGGTCAAGACGGAAGTTTTCGGCGGTTTGCGGTGTTGGAGTTTGCCACGGCCGAGATGGCCGAGGAGGCACGGCGACTAAATGATGGCCGGCTGCTGGGGGGGACAAATATCAGGGTATCCTTCTGTGCTCCTGGTGTTCCTGGAAGAAGCATGTTGGCTGCTCTCATTGCTGCTCAAACCATG GCCGTTAATCGGGGAAAAGGTCTCCTCCCAGATCCCACAGTCATGCAGATACTCACAGGTCTCAATAATCCTGCCGCCCTAAAGATGTTAATTAACCCAATGGTACAGGGAAACAAGCAAG GCCTCCTCGGTGCGGCCCCTGCCATCCCACTGCTGGCCAACCCTGCCCTTTCTGCTGCCCTGCTCCAGATTCTTCTTCAGAACCAGGCCAAAGTCCAACAG CAAGCCTTTCTAGGAAATCATCTCTTATGGGCTCAG GCAGGACTGATTGGGGAGAATCCTCTGGCTGCTCTGCCTGTACAGCAGGGGGCCCATCTGCTCGGAGACCTGCCCCAAG GTCTTGGCCTGCAGACAGATCCTCTAAACCCCCTAAAGCCAATTCCTCTTGGCAGAGCCATGGCAAGGGAACAAGAGTCCCCCACAGCAGCATGCACCTTCCCTCAGACCTCCCCTCCCACAATCTCCTTGCAAATGAGGGGTGGTGTTATTGGGGCAGATGGCCTCACACCACAAGGG GTGTCTTTACTCGGGGAAACTTCCAAAGACGGAACCCTTCCACAGAGTGCATTTCTGAACGTTAACGGTGGTTTTACCTCag GAGGCACCTGTAGACCTCACCCCTATAGGAAGAGACCAACCCTTGGTAATGTGTCCAACCAGCACATCCATCAAAGCATGCAACAGGGTTACAGCCTGGGCTACCAAGATTCTTACAGCCCAGAATATGCTTCACTACACCAG GAACCCCTGGCCCACTTGTATGAACAGCAGGAGAACATTGACACTGGGGCCTTGGCAGGATTCAGTCAGCAG CTCTCTCGTCAGCCCGACTACAGTAAGCAGGTTTCCCACTACAGTTATCCTCCCAGCCCACCCATGTCTTACTTCAGCTCAGGAGCCGAGGCCTCCGGTGTTGGTAGCTTCCCAAATAGCCAGCTCAACAGG GCTGTGGGAATGCCTCCAGTCAGCAACACCACCATCTACCCCCCAGTCCTGGGAAATGCTGCAAAG ACTCCAATTGGAAGCCACAAGCGCGTATTCTCCCGCTTGATCCCATCTCCTGAGCCGAGTCCTGAGGGCAGCTACGTGGGCCAGCACTCCCAGGGCCTCGGCGGCCACTATGCAGACTCCTACCTTAAAAGGAAGCGTATTTTCTGA
- the raver1 gene encoding ribonucleoprotein PTB-binding 1 isoform X3: MAAAVSVSAAPRDQSADTELSVASHPPHENYDPGADRDKCEFDRRHTEPESGEVEDPKLERECHRRVDEDLTSLSPEEIQSRLERTRREFYNRRKIIIKNLPSDVSNQEVHELLGNYDLKYCFVDKYKGTAFVTLLNGEQAQCAIKDLHQHVLRDKEISVQLQPTDALLCIANLPRAFTQQQFEELVRPFGNLERCFLVYSATTGLSKGYGFVEYMKKDSAARAKSELLGKQLGSRMLYVHWTEVGSLTYPLLHSKCLCVDRLPPSLLTAQDLRSAVADTPTPSFCQLAQGQDGSFRRFAVLEFATAEMAEEARRLNDGRLLGGTNIRVSFCAPGVPGRSMLAALIAAQTMAVNRGKGLLPDPTVMQILTGLNNPAALKMLINPMVQGNKQGLLGAAPAIPLLANPALSAALLQILLQNQAKVQQAGLIGENPLAALPVQQGAHLLGDLPQGLGLQTDPLNPLKPIPLGRAMAREQESPTAACTFPQTSPPTISLQMRGGVIGADGLTPQGVSLLGETSKDGTLPQSAFLNVNGGFTSGGTCRPHPYRKRPTLGNVSNQHIHQSMQQGYSLGYQDSYSPEYASLHQEPLAHLYEQQENIDTGALAGFSQQLSRQPDYSKQVSHYSYPPSPPMSYFSSGAEASGVGSFPNSQLNRAVGMPPVSNTTIYPPVLGNAAKTPIGSHKRVFSRLIPSPEPSPEGSYVGQHSQGLGGHYADSYLKRKRIF; encoded by the exons ATGGCGGCCGCCGTGTCTGTTAGCGCAGCTCCCAGGGACCAAAGCGCAGACACCGAACTCAGTGTCGCTTCTCATCCGCCTCACGAAAATTATGACCCCGGTGCGGACCGTGACAAGTGCGAGTTCGATCGCCGGCACACCGAACCGGAATCCGGCGAGGTCGAAGATCCCAAATTGGAACGCGAATGTCATCGGAGGGTCGACGAGGACTTGACATCACTGAGCCCCGAAGAGATACAGAGCCGCTTAGAAAGAACTCGTCGGGAGTTTTATAACCGTAGGAAAATCATAATTAAAAATCTTCCCTCCGACGTTAGTAACCAG GAGGTACATGAGTTGTTGGGGAACTATGACTTGAAGTACTGCTTTGTTGACAAATACAAAGGCACAG CATTTGTGACACTGCTGAATGGCGAACAGGCTCAGTGTGCTATTAAAGACCTACACCAGCACGTTCTTCGAGATAAGGAGAtttctgtgcagctgcagcccacCGATGCTCTGCTGTGCATTGCAAACCTGCCGCGGGCCTTCacccagcagcagtttgaggAGTTGGTTCGACCATTTGGTAACCTGGAGCGGTGCTTTCTGGTGTATAGCGCCACCACAGGGCTTTCCAAAGGCTATGGTTTTGTGGAGTACATGAAGAAGGACTCCGCAGCCAGGGCCAAGTCAGAGCTCCTGGGGAAGCAACTGGGGTCTCGCATGCTGTATGTCCACTGGACGGAGGTGGGCTCACTGACGTACCCCCTTCTGCACTCCAAATGCCTCTGTGTGGACCGCCTGCCCCCGAGCCTGCTCACCGCCCAAGACCTCCGCAGTGCCGTTGCTGATACTCCCACACCCAGCTTCTGCCAG TTGGCTCAGGGTCAAGACGGAAGTTTTCGGCGGTTTGCGGTGTTGGAGTTTGCCACGGCCGAGATGGCCGAGGAGGCACGGCGACTAAATGATGGCCGGCTGCTGGGGGGGACAAATATCAGGGTATCCTTCTGTGCTCCTGGTGTTCCTGGAAGAAGCATGTTGGCTGCTCTCATTGCTGCTCAAACCATG GCCGTTAATCGGGGAAAAGGTCTCCTCCCAGATCCCACAGTCATGCAGATACTCACAGGTCTCAATAATCCTGCCGCCCTAAAGATGTTAATTAACCCAATGGTACAGGGAAACAAGCAAG GCCTCCTCGGTGCGGCCCCTGCCATCCCACTGCTGGCCAACCCTGCCCTTTCTGCTGCCCTGCTCCAGATTCTTCTTCAGAACCAGGCCAAAGTCCAACAG GCAGGACTGATTGGGGAGAATCCTCTGGCTGCTCTGCCTGTACAGCAGGGGGCCCATCTGCTCGGAGACCTGCCCCAAG GTCTTGGCCTGCAGACAGATCCTCTAAACCCCCTAAAGCCAATTCCTCTTGGCAGAGCCATGGCAAGGGAACAAGAGTCCCCCACAGCAGCATGCACCTTCCCTCAGACCTCCCCTCCCACAATCTCCTTGCAAATGAGGGGTGGTGTTATTGGGGCAGATGGCCTCACACCACAAGGG GTGTCTTTACTCGGGGAAACTTCCAAAGACGGAACCCTTCCACAGAGTGCATTTCTGAACGTTAACGGTGGTTTTACCTCag GAGGCACCTGTAGACCTCACCCCTATAGGAAGAGACCAACCCTTGGTAATGTGTCCAACCAGCACATCCATCAAAGCATGCAACAGGGTTACAGCCTGGGCTACCAAGATTCTTACAGCCCAGAATATGCTTCACTACACCAG GAACCCCTGGCCCACTTGTATGAACAGCAGGAGAACATTGACACTGGGGCCTTGGCAGGATTCAGTCAGCAG CTCTCTCGTCAGCCCGACTACAGTAAGCAGGTTTCCCACTACAGTTATCCTCCCAGCCCACCCATGTCTTACTTCAGCTCAGGAGCCGAGGCCTCCGGTGTTGGTAGCTTCCCAAATAGCCAGCTCAACAGG GCTGTGGGAATGCCTCCAGTCAGCAACACCACCATCTACCCCCCAGTCCTGGGAAATGCTGCAAAG ACTCCAATTGGAAGCCACAAGCGCGTATTCTCCCGCTTGATCCCATCTCCTGAGCCGAGTCCTGAGGGCAGCTACGTGGGCCAGCACTCCCAGGGCCTCGGCGGCCACTATGCAGACTCCTACCTTAAAAGGAAGCGTATTTTCTGA